The following proteins are encoded in a genomic region of Leptospira wolbachii serovar Codice str. CDC:
- a CDS encoding glycosyltransferase family protein, with protein sequence MLSIVIPTDNGENALFQKSLQGFENHPEVEILPISLLEASLRAERLNIGFHKSKGEVVLFHHPRTYLPREAIDYLIELSCGNELKVSWGGFLHQFDKKHFLLRFISWYSNFIRLKREGIVYLDHCIFFDRRLWQSDLKLQYIFEDTELSQKFRRITWPVLLQYPAITSAHRFEKNGIVKQSLLNQILKLGYFLHLPSSLLFSLYQR encoded by the coding sequence ATGTTGAGTATCGTTATACCTACAGACAATGGAGAGAACGCTTTATTTCAAAAATCCCTTCAGGGTTTTGAAAACCATCCAGAAGTCGAAATCCTTCCAATTAGTCTTTTAGAAGCCTCCTTGCGTGCAGAACGATTGAATATTGGATTTCACAAATCGAAGGGTGAAGTGGTTCTCTTTCATCATCCGAGAACCTATTTACCCCGTGAGGCGATAGACTACTTAATCGAATTGAGTTGTGGGAATGAGTTGAAAGTTAGCTGGGGAGGGTTTTTACATCAATTTGATAAAAAACATTTCCTCCTGAGATTTATATCCTGGTATTCCAATTTCATTCGTTTAAAGAGAGAGGGTATCGTCTATCTTGATCATTGTATTTTTTTTGATAGAAGACTTTGGCAATCGGATCTAAAACTGCAATATATTTTTGAAGATACAGAGCTCAGTCAAAAATTTCGCAGAATTACTTGGCCAGTCCTTTTACAGTATCCAGCCATTACCTCTGCCCATCGATTTGAAAAAAATGGAATCGTCAAACAGTCATTACTCAATCAAATATTGAAATTGGGATATTTCCTCCACTTGCCATCATCATTATTATTTTCTTTGTACCAAAGGTAA
- a CDS encoding MarR family winged helix-turn-helix transcriptional regulator, with the protein MADSFDLENSYAYLIYRTVRALRRQFMRLASANGLELFPEQWFVLVRLMKQPGCSQSDLGRDFDDRPSMARALRNMEEKGWIKIQSNPEDGRKNQVFPTKKGSEIYQLMVSVVTEERKRMFKKLSAQDFKTFKRIIDQIYEESII; encoded by the coding sequence ATGGCCGATTCATTTGATTTAGAGAATTCTTATGCTTATCTGATTTATAGGACGGTTAGAGCTTTGCGGCGCCAGTTCATGCGGTTGGCCTCGGCAAATGGATTGGAACTATTTCCGGAGCAATGGTTTGTTCTTGTTCGATTGATGAAACAACCTGGTTGTAGCCAATCGGATTTGGGAAGGGATTTTGATGATAGGCCGTCTATGGCAAGAGCACTCCGAAATATGGAAGAAAAGGGTTGGATCAAAATCCAATCAAATCCTGAAGACGGTAGGAAAAACCAAGTGTTTCCGACTAAAAAAGGCTCAGAAATTTATCAATTGATGGTCTCTGTTGTTACTGAAGAAAGGAAACGCATGTTTAAAAAACTATCGGCTCAAGACTTTAAGACATTTAAGAGGATTATTGATCAAATTTATGAGGAATCAATAATTTGA
- the rnk gene encoding nucleoside diphosphate kinase regulator: MNTKNKICVTHFDYNRLKLMISDYTKKNKMDPNTKDLLGEIERAQKVDSHSIPPNFVTMNSVIELKNLNELEFQEFRLVFPEDANTEQNKISVLAPIGTAILGYKIGDVIQWKLPGGENQFQITSIKYQPEANGDYHL; the protein is encoded by the coding sequence ATGAATACGAAAAACAAAATATGTGTCACTCATTTTGACTATAATCGATTAAAACTAATGATTTCGGATTATACGAAAAAAAATAAAATGGACCCAAATACAAAAGACTTACTCGGTGAAATAGAAAGAGCCCAAAAAGTGGATTCACATTCAATTCCACCAAACTTTGTTACAATGAATTCTGTGATTGAACTAAAGAATTTAAACGAACTAGAGTTTCAAGAATTCAGATTGGTTTTTCCAGAGGACGCCAACACGGAGCAAAATAAGATTTCTGTTTTGGCACCGATCGGTACTGCGATCCTAGGATACAAAATTGGCGACGTGATCCAATGGAAACTCCCTGGAGGAGAAAATCAATTCCAAATCACGAGTATCAAATACCAACCAGAAGCTAACGGCGATTACCATCTATAA
- a CDS encoding nuclear transport factor 2 family protein, with protein sequence MYKKVFGFLVILGGIMITNQISAERNEDSLRKEFLFIMKNIDERKVSEIESKFHSDYADSVYIKGSGSIFSSNKTNYIQSLKDGKIGGVERDVRIHSIDFIDQFGFVKVDLESKVMKFQSMYTFYFENGEWKMIKAVVVAEKK encoded by the coding sequence ATGTATAAAAAAGTTTTTGGATTTTTAGTGATTCTAGGAGGAATTATGATCACAAATCAAATCAGCGCAGAAAGGAATGAGGATTCGCTAAGGAAAGAATTTCTCTTTATTATGAAGAACATAGACGAGAGAAAAGTTTCAGAAATAGAATCGAAATTCCATTCTGATTATGCGGATAGTGTTTATATTAAAGGAAGTGGTTCAATATTTAGTTCCAATAAAACAAATTATATCCAATCACTAAAGGATGGAAAGATAGGAGGAGTGGAGAGAGATGTCCGCATTCATTCGATAGATTTTATTGATCAGTTTGGATTTGTAAAAGTCGATTTGGAAAGTAAGGTGATGAAGTTCCAGTCAATGTATACTTTTTATTTTGAAAATGGGGAATGGAAAATGATCAAAGCAGTGGTGGTTGCTGAGAAAAAGTAA
- a CDS encoding cysteine rich repeat-containing protein has product MKLYTLILIVFFHLPLFAETKAIYEVCQNEIATYCQGVKPTKARILQCLKERGKNLSEACEASQSALSDTMKSKSQGFCKDDVSEYCRWIIPGGGRILKCLFENETKISNQCKVVLNET; this is encoded by the coding sequence ATGAAACTATACACACTCATTCTCATTGTTTTTTTTCACCTACCTCTATTTGCAGAAACAAAAGCCATTTATGAAGTCTGCCAGAACGAGATAGCCACCTATTGTCAAGGGGTCAAACCTACGAAAGCAAGGATTTTACAATGTTTGAAAGAACGCGGTAAAAATCTTTCGGAAGCCTGTGAAGCTAGTCAAAGTGCACTTTCCGATACTATGAAAAGTAAGTCACAAGGTTTTTGTAAAGACGATGTGAGTGAATATTGTCGTTGGATCATTCCTGGCGGCGGACGTATCTTAAAATGTTTATTCGAAAATGAAACAAAAATATCTAATCAGTGTAAGGTTGTGTTGAACGAAACATGA